The following are encoded together in the Janthinobacterium sp. Marseille genome:
- a CDS encoding NAD(P)H-dependent oxidoreductase: protein MKSSKTLVIVTHPDIHKSIINKRWLQELQKNPELVTIHQLHEQYPDGKIDVAAEQKLLLEHDTIILQFPLYWFSTPPLLKQWQDEVLTHGFAYGRGTEKLAGKRIGAAVSAGIKEVDYRKSGRYHYTLEELLRPLRVTIEYISAEYLPAFACYGIESGISEEELDANAAQYLQYIRDLTPASCDIAD, encoded by the coding sequence ATGAAAAGCAGCAAGACCCTCGTTATTGTGACGCACCCCGACATCCACAAGTCCATCATCAACAAAAGATGGCTGCAGGAACTGCAAAAGAATCCAGAGCTGGTCACCATCCATCAACTGCATGAGCAATATCCGGATGGAAAAATAGATGTGGCAGCTGAACAAAAGCTGCTGCTTGAACATGACACCATCATCCTGCAATTCCCGCTCTACTGGTTTAGTACGCCGCCGCTCTTGAAGCAATGGCAGGATGAAGTGTTAACGCATGGCTTTGCCTATGGTCGCGGCACGGAAAAACTGGCAGGCAAGCGCATAGGTGCCGCGGTCTCGGCCGGCATCAAGGAAGTCGATTACAGGAAGAGCGGACGTTATCACTACACGCTGGAAGAATTGCTGCGCCCCTTGCGTGTAACGATTGAATACATCAGTGCAGAATACCTGCCTGCGTTTGCCTGTTACGGCATAGAGAGCGGCATTTCTGAAGAAGAGCTGGATGCCAATGCGGCGCAGTACCTGCAGTACATCAGGGACTTGACACCTGCAAGCTGCGACATTGCCGACTAA
- a CDS encoding helix-turn-helix domain-containing protein, with amino-acid sequence MKVTGFKFPIDATLYLIGGKWKCTILCHLLEQTQRPGELRRLMPGISQKVLTEQLRELESDGVIERVVYPEVPPRVEYKPTEFGLSLGEIINAMCDWGLVHFERITDARLRREGSS; translated from the coding sequence ATGAAGGTCACAGGATTCAAGTTCCCGATTGATGCGACGCTGTATCTGATTGGCGGCAAATGGAAGTGCACGATACTGTGTCATTTGCTTGAGCAGACGCAGCGGCCGGGCGAATTGCGTCGCCTGATGCCGGGCATTTCACAGAAAGTATTGACCGAGCAATTGCGCGAACTGGAAAGCGATGGTGTGATCGAGCGCGTGGTTTATCCGGAAGTTCCGCCACGGGTTGAATACAAGCCGACTGAATTCGGCTTGTCTTTAGGTGAAATTATTAATGCGATGTGTGATTGGGGGCTGGTTCACTTCGAGCGAATTACAGATGCGCGCCTGCGTCGTGAGGGGAGCTCTTAG
- a CDS encoding MFS transporter — MTHHHEAVPITLPGAPSKQRAGARAWAGLALLSLPTVMLGLDLTLLHLTLPALAVDLQPTSTQALWIMDAYGFLIAGFLITMGTLGDRIGRRKLLLIGATAFAAASAVAAFSTSPNMLIAARAALGVAGATLMPSTLALISNLFTAPAQRALGIGIWAAMWGIGYALGPVVGGMLLEWFWWGAAFLIAVPVVILLLILAPFLLPEYRAPGNERLDLLSVALSLAAMLPFVYGIKQLAKSSITLDTVIAILTGLVFAWLFVQRQRRLADPLLDLSLFANKAFCVALLVLLFSLVSVGGTMLLVAQYLQLVLGYSPAVAGLWMGLAALAMIIGATSAPLLARAIRPGFVITGSLALSVLGYLMLTQLNHSSNGVTLAVAALALAYLGNGTIAALGTDMVVGSAPPEKAGAASAMTEMVQDLGVSLGIALLGSIASAVYHRAILDRLPDDLATATRTAISDSLWAATSLASELPTGLMEQAQAAFIAGLQGAALFNVLNVTVLTLLSAVALRHIGVPPGQK, encoded by the coding sequence ATGACACATCATCACGAAGCTGTCCCCATTACCCTGCCTGGCGCGCCCTCAAAACAGCGCGCCGGCGCACGCGCCTGGGCAGGCCTTGCATTGCTATCCCTGCCCACGGTGATGCTGGGACTGGATCTGACACTCCTGCACCTGACCTTGCCGGCATTGGCCGTCGACCTGCAACCGACCAGTACCCAGGCGCTCTGGATCATGGATGCCTATGGCTTCCTGATTGCAGGTTTTCTCATCACGATGGGGACATTGGGCGACCGTATCGGTCGGCGCAAATTGCTATTGATCGGCGCGACCGCTTTTGCCGCAGCGTCGGCGGTCGCTGCTTTTTCGACCAGCCCCAATATGTTGATCGCAGCACGAGCAGCGCTTGGCGTGGCAGGTGCCACCTTGATGCCATCAACGCTGGCGTTAATTAGTAATCTATTCACCGCTCCGGCCCAGCGCGCGCTTGGTATCGGCATCTGGGCAGCGATGTGGGGCATTGGATATGCGTTAGGGCCGGTCGTTGGCGGTATGTTGCTGGAGTGGTTCTGGTGGGGCGCAGCCTTCCTCATTGCGGTACCTGTCGTGATCCTGTTGCTGATACTGGCTCCATTTCTCTTGCCCGAGTATCGCGCGCCCGGCAATGAACGACTGGACCTGCTCAGCGTTGCCTTATCCCTTGCTGCCATGCTGCCCTTCGTCTATGGCATCAAACAGCTTGCGAAATCCAGCATCACGCTCGATACCGTTATCGCTATTTTGACCGGCCTTGTATTTGCATGGCTGTTCGTTCAGCGTCAGCGACGTTTGGCTGATCCCCTGCTCGATTTGAGCCTGTTTGCCAACAAGGCCTTTTGTGTCGCTTTGCTTGTGCTGTTGTTTAGCCTGGTTTCAGTGGGCGGTACGATGTTGCTGGTTGCCCAGTATCTGCAATTGGTACTCGGCTATTCGCCTGCGGTCGCAGGTTTATGGATGGGCTTGGCGGCACTGGCCATGATAATTGGCGCTACCAGCGCGCCACTCCTTGCGCGCGCGATACGACCCGGCTTTGTCATCACCGGTTCGCTGGCCCTGTCGGTGTTGGGCTATCTGATGCTGACGCAATTGAATCACAGCAGCAACGGCGTGACGCTGGCGGTTGCCGCCCTGGCGCTGGCCTACCTTGGCAACGGTACCATCGCAGCCTTGGGAACCGATATGGTCGTCGGATCTGCGCCACCCGAGAAAGCGGGAGCGGCTTCTGCGATGACCGAGATGGTGCAGGATCTGGGAGTCTCGCTGGGTATTGCTTTGCTCGGCAGCATTGCCAGTGCAGTCTATCATCGCGCCATACTGGATCGCTTACCGGACGATCTGGCGACAGCCACGCGTACAGCCATCAGCGATAGCTTATGGGCCGCAACTTCCCTTGCATCCGAACTGCCGACAGGCTTGATGGAACAGGCGCAAGCGGCGTTTATAGCAGGGCTCCAGGGGGCAGCTCTCTTCAACGTTTTAAACGTCACTGTACTTACCTTGCTCTCTGCCGTGGCATTGCGACATATAGGCGTACCGCCCGGCCAGAAGTAA
- a CDS encoding helix-turn-helix transcriptional regulator — protein MAIAIRERGLSRTRNELSEFLTRHRKKLTPGDVGLPATERRRTPGLRREEVAALAGVGLTWYTWFEQGREVKVSEKFLLSVAHALKLDDAECCHLFLLAHRRPPPLEAHQWMSVTAGIQKLLDDLPRPAYVQNLRWDVVAWNAAADALFELEGKQREDRNILRMTFANPEMRRRLPGWDDDARRLLTQFRYDVAIAPEDPVMLALIEDMKMLSPHFRREWETPGNEVAQRGIRSVVDAGGQQRNFEHEILIVDEHRHLKMVVYFIQ, from the coding sequence ATGGCAATAGCAATCCGTGAACGCGGCCTCAGTCGTACGCGAAATGAGTTATCCGAGTTTCTGACTCGCCACCGCAAGAAGCTGACGCCGGGCGATGTCGGTTTGCCGGCAACTGAACGACGCCGCACACCGGGGCTGCGCAGGGAAGAGGTGGCCGCGTTGGCCGGCGTGGGTCTGACTTGGTACACCTGGTTCGAGCAAGGCCGGGAAGTTAAAGTGTCAGAGAAGTTCCTGTTGAGCGTGGCCCATGCCCTCAAGCTTGATGATGCGGAATGCTGCCATCTCTTTCTTTTGGCGCACCGACGGCCACCACCGCTCGAAGCGCATCAATGGATGTCGGTGACAGCCGGCATCCAGAAATTGCTTGATGATCTCCCCAGGCCCGCCTACGTGCAGAACCTGCGCTGGGATGTGGTGGCATGGAATGCGGCGGCTGACGCGTTGTTTGAACTGGAAGGCAAGCAGCGCGAAGATCGCAACATACTACGCATGACATTCGCCAACCCCGAGATGCGACGGCGGCTACCTGGCTGGGATGACGATGCGCGCCGCTTGCTGACGCAGTTTCGCTACGACGTTGCGATCGCACCGGAAGATCCGGTAATGCTGGCCTTGATTGAGGATATGAAAATGCTCTCGCCACACTTCAGGCGTGAGTGGGAAACGCCGGGTAACGAAGTCGCGCAACGGGGTATCCGCTCAGTCGTGGATGCGGGCGGTCAGCAGCGAAATTTTGAACATGAAATTTTGATAGTGGACGAACATCGGCATTTGAAAATGGTGGTGTATTTCATCCAGTAA